In the genome of Halobacterium noricense, one region contains:
- a CDS encoding pyridoxal phosphate-dependent aminotransferase: MSFEESERLETVPPSGIRRYFELAEEQDDIISLGVGEPDFAPPWAARDAAITSLERGQTSYTPNRGLRELREEIVEHVDDNYDLDYDADEEVLVTAGASEAVDLAFRAFHDPGDTVAVAQPSYLSYVPAARLAGADVLDVPTRREDEFKLTRDVLEASGAADADTLVLCYPNNPTGATMTREELEPVAEFVREHDLRVFADEIYAALSYEHDHTSIATLPGMRERTVVFNGFSKAYAMTGLRLGYALAPPEAIESMNRIHQYTMLSAPTTAQHAAIEALRNCEDEVVEMREQYDRRRNFVLSRFEEMGIDCFSASGAFYVFPECPWDDSGEFAEALIEEQGVAVVPGDVFGTGGEGHLRVTYATGLGDLKEALARIEEFID, translated from the coding sequence ATGAGCTTCGAGGAGTCCGAACGCCTCGAAACCGTCCCGCCCAGCGGCATCCGGCGGTACTTCGAACTCGCCGAGGAACAGGACGACATCATCTCGCTGGGCGTCGGCGAACCCGACTTCGCGCCGCCGTGGGCGGCCCGCGACGCCGCCATCACGTCGCTGGAGCGCGGGCAGACCTCGTACACGCCGAACCGCGGGCTGCGCGAACTCCGCGAGGAAATCGTCGAGCACGTCGACGACAACTACGACCTCGACTACGACGCCGACGAGGAGGTGCTGGTCACCGCCGGCGCGAGCGAAGCCGTCGACCTCGCGTTCCGTGCGTTCCACGACCCCGGCGACACGGTCGCGGTCGCGCAGCCGTCGTATCTCTCCTACGTGCCGGCGGCCCGGCTTGCAGGCGCTGACGTCCTCGACGTACCGACGCGCCGCGAGGACGAATTCAAGCTCACGCGCGACGTGCTCGAAGCGTCGGGTGCCGCCGACGCGGACACGCTGGTGCTGTGCTACCCGAACAATCCAACCGGCGCAACGATGACCCGTGAGGAACTCGAACCGGTTGCCGAATTCGTTCGCGAGCACGACCTGCGCGTGTTCGCCGACGAAATCTACGCCGCGCTGTCCTACGAGCACGACCACACGTCCATCGCGACGCTGCCCGGGATGCGCGAGCGCACGGTCGTGTTCAACGGCTTCTCGAAGGCGTACGCGATGACTGGGCTGCGGCTGGGCTACGCGCTCGCGCCGCCGGAAGCCATCGAGTCGATGAACCGCATCCACCAGTACACGATGCTGTCCGCGCCCACGACCGCCCAGCACGCCGCCATCGAGGCGCTGCGCAACTGCGAGGACGAGGTCGTGGAGATGCGCGAGCAGTACGACCGCCGCCGCAACTTCGTGCTCTCGCGCTTCGAGGAGATGGGCATCGACTGCTTCTCCGCGTCGGGCGCGTTCTACGTCTTCCCCGAGTGCCCGTGGGACGACAGCGGCGAGTTCGCCGAAGCGCTCATCGAGGAACAGGGCGTCGCGGTCGTCCCGGGCGACGTCTTCGGCACGGGCGGCGAAGGGCATCTGCGCGTCACGTACGCGACGGGACTGGGCGACCTCAAGGAAGCGCTCGCGCGCATCGAAGAATTCATCGATTAA
- a CDS encoding Lrp/AsnC family transcriptional regulator: MSNREKILPLLRENARYSTEDLARQTGLDVEEVEATIRELESDGVVRGYRAIVDRNQIEPERVRASVELNVTLDRETGYDDIAERLAKFPEVEGLRLVSGDYDFAMDVEGDSMSEVSNFISEQVAPVPEITQTVTHYIMETYKEGGVEFEDGDDDDRLSVSP, translated from the coding sequence ATGAGCAATCGCGAGAAGATACTCCCGTTGTTGCGCGAGAACGCGCGCTACTCTACCGAAGACCTGGCCCGGCAGACCGGCCTCGACGTCGAGGAGGTCGAAGCGACCATCCGGGAGTTAGAGAGCGACGGCGTCGTGCGCGGCTATCGCGCCATCGTCGACCGGAACCAAATCGAGCCCGAGCGCGTGCGTGCGTCCGTCGAGTTGAACGTCACGCTCGACCGCGAGACGGGCTACGACGACATCGCCGAGCGCCTCGCGAAGTTCCCCGAAGTGGAGGGATTGCGGTTGGTCAGTGGTGATTACGACTTCGCGATGGACGTCGAGGGCGACTCGATGAGCGAGGTGTCGAATTTCATCAGCGAGCAGGTCGCGCCCGTCCCCGAGATCACGCAGACGGTCACCCACTACATCATGGAGACGTACAAGGAGGGTGGCGTGGAATTCGAGGACGGCGACGACGACGACCGGCTCTCAGTCTCGCCATGA
- a CDS encoding redoxin domain-containing protein: MVSTGDSAPQFEATFGTSDHEDFALEDQLGDGPVVLAFFPGAFTPPCTNEMVALQDRLDDFEDAGATVFGVSADSPFSQGAFREEHGIEFDLVSDMAGDAIRAYDLEMDIPDLGLYGIANRAVFVLDDEGDVVYSWVADDPTNEPDYEAIIDAVESA, translated from the coding sequence ATGGTATCTACTGGCGACTCCGCACCGCAGTTCGAAGCGACGTTCGGAACGAGCGATCACGAGGACTTCGCGCTCGAAGACCAGCTCGGTGACGGCCCGGTCGTGTTGGCGTTCTTCCCGGGCGCGTTCACGCCGCCGTGCACGAACGAGATGGTCGCGCTGCAGGACCGCCTCGACGACTTCGAGGACGCGGGCGCGACCGTCTTCGGCGTGAGCGCGGACTCGCCGTTCTCGCAGGGCGCGTTCCGCGAGGAGCACGGCATCGAGTTCGACCTCGTTAGCGACATGGCCGGCGACGCGATTCGCGCGTACGACCTCGAAATGGACATCCCCGACCTCGGACTCTACGGCATCGCCAACCGCGCGGTGTTCGTGCTTGATGACGAGGGCGATGTGGTGTACTCGTGGGTCGCAGACGACCCCACCAACGAACCCGACTACGAAGCAATCATCGACGCGGTCGAATCGGCATAA